Below is a genomic region from Caulobacter rhizosphaerae.
GTGAAGCGCGGCGTGTGGGAAGCGGGCGGCCTGCCGCTGGAATTCCCCGCGATGTCGCTGGGCGAGACCCAGATGCGGCCGACGGCGATGCTGTTCCGCAACCTGCTGGCCATGGACGTCGAGGAGTCGATTCGCGGCAATCCGATCGACGGCGTCGTGCTGCTGGGCGGCTGCGACAAGACCACGCCGGGCCAGATGATGGGCGCGGCCAGCGTCGACCTGCCCACCATCGTCGTCTCGACCGGCCCGATGCTGAACGGCAAGTTCCGCGGCAAGGACATCGGTTCGGGCACCGACGTTTGGAAGTTCTCCGAGGCCGTGCGGGCCGGCGAGATGACCCTGCCGGAGTTCATGTCGGCCGAGAGCGGCATGAGCCGCTCGCCCGGCACCTGCATGACCATGGGCACCGCCTCGACCATGGCGGCCATCGTGGAAGCCATGGGCATGTGCCTGCCCTACAACGCTTCCATTCCCGCCGTGGACGCCCGGCGGGCGGCCATGGCCCACCACACCGGCCGCACCATCGTGCGCATGGTGCATGACGGCCTGACCATGTCGCAGGTGGCCACCCGCGCCGCCTTCGAGAACGCCCTGCGCGTGCATGCCGCCATCGGCGGCTCGACCAACGCCGTGGTCCACCTGCTGGCCCTGGCCGGCCGGCTGGGCGTCGAGCTGAGCCTCGAGGACTTCGACAACCTGTCGCGCGACGTGCCGCTGCTGGTCGACCTGCAGCCGTCGGGCCGCTTCCTGATGGAAGACCTGCACTACGCCGGCGGCCTGCCGGCGGTAATGAAGCAGATGGCCCCGTTCCTGAATCCCGAGGCCCTTACCGTCTCGGGCGTGCGGATCGGCGAGCAGTACGAGAAGGCCGAGGTGTTCAACGCCGAGGTCATCCGCAGCGTCGAGGCGCCGGTGAAGCCCGACAGCGGCATCTGGGTGCTGCGCGGCAACCTGGCCCCCGGCGGCGCGGTGATGAAGCCCAGCGCCGCCAGCCCCGAGCTGTGCAGCCACAGGGGCAAGGCCGTGGTCTTCGAGACCATCGAGGACTTCCGCGCCCGCATCGACGATCCGACGCTGGACGTCGACGCCAGCTCGATCCTGGTGCTCAAGGGCTGCGGCCCGAAGGGCTATCCGGGCATGCCGGAAGTGGGCAACATGCCCCTGCCGACCAAGCTGCTGGAGAAGGGCGTCAAGGACATGGTCCGCATCAGCGACGCGCGGATGAGCGGCACCGCGTTCGGCACGGTGATCCTGCACGTCTCGCCGGAATCCGACGCCGGCGGCCCGCTGGCCGTGGTGCGCAATGGCGACGAGATCGCATTGGACGGCCCTTCCCGGTCGCTGAACCTGCTGATTTCCGACGAGGAGTTGGCCAGCCGTCTGGCCGTCTGGCGCGCCAATCCGCCGGCGCCCAAGGCGACCCGGGGCTACGCCAAGCTCTACATCGACCACGTGCTGGGCGCCGACAAGGGCGCGGACCTGGACTTCCTGGTCGGCGCCAGCGGCTCGGTCGTCACCCGCGAGTCGCACTAGATGAACCCCATGGACAGTTCGATCACGATCTTCGGCGACTGGGGCACCTCGCGCCTGCGGCTCTATCTGCGCCAGGGCAAGAGCGTGCTGGACCGCCGCGACGGGCCGGGCATCGGCGCGCTCAAGGCCTCGCCCCGCGAGACCTTCCTGGAGCTGGTCGGCGACTGGCGCGAGGCCAAGCCTTCGATGGCCCTGCTGTGCGGCATGGTCGGCTCGCGCAACGGCTGGCAGGAAGCCGCCTACGCCCCCTGCCCCGCCAACGCCGCCGACATCCGCCAGCGGCTGCTGCATATCGACGCCGACGGCCTGTCGGTCGCCATCGTGCCGGGCCTGTCGTGCCGCAACGCCCTGGGCGGGCCGGACGTGATGCGCGGCGAGGAGACCCAAATCCTGGGCGCCCTGGCCTTGAACCCGGACCTGGCCAAGGGCCGCCATCTGCTGGCCCTGCCCGGCACCCACACCAAGTGGGTCGTGGTCGAGGACGGCGCGATCACCAGCTTCCTGACCGCCCCGGTCGGCGAGCTGTACGCCCTGCTGCGCGAGCACTCGATCCTCGCCAAGGCCGCCCCCGGAGACGGCCCCGAATCGCCGGAAGGGTTCGCCCGCGGCGTCGCCCGGATCATCGAACAGGGCCCCGCGCGCCTAGCGCACCTGATCTTCGAGACCCGCAGCCGGCAACTTCTGGACAACCTGCCCAAGGACGAAGCCATGGGCTTCCTGTCGGGCTTGCTGATCGGAAGCGACGTCGCGGCCACCGCCAGCTGGTTCGGCGACCTGGGCCAGGTATCGCTGATCGGAGCCCCGGCCCTCGGCGCTCTCTACGCCCAGGCCATCGCCGCCCATGGCGGTTCCTGCGTAGCCGTCGACGGCGATTCCGCCGTCCTGGCCGGTCTTTCAACCTTGTCGCCAGCCCAGAACAGTGGAGTTCACGTCCTTGCCTAACACCACCCCCAAGGCGACTCCGCCGATCGTCGCAATCCTGCGCGGCGTCAAGCACGACGAAATCCTCGACATCGCCGCGGCCCTGGTCGAGGCCGGGATCGAGGCCATCGAGGTGCCGCTGAACTCGCCCGACCCACTGGTGACCATAGGCAAGCTGTGCGCCGCGTTCGGTGACCAGGTGCTCTGCGGCGCGGGGACGGTCCTGTCGCCGGAAGCGGTCGACCAGGTGGCGGGCGTCGGCGGCAAGCTGATCGTCACCCCCAACACCGACGCCGCGGTCATCTCGCACGCCGTGGGCCTGGGCCTGACCGTCATGCCCGGCTTCGCCACGCCCAGCGAGGCCTTCGTCGCCGTCAAGGCCGGGGCCCGCGCGCTGAAGCTCTATCCGGCCGGCACCTACGGCTTCGGTCACATCAAGGCGGTGCGCGACGTGCTGCCCAAGGACATCGCGGTCTACGCCGTCGGCGGAGTCGGCGCGGCCAATCTGAAGCCGTGGATCGAGGCCGGCGTGGCCGGCATCGGCGTCGGCGGCGAACTCTATCGCCCGGGCTACACGGCCGAGGAGGTTGGCCAGCGGGCCAGGACCCTGGTCGCGGCCTGGGCAGAACAGACCGCGCGGTAACGGACGCGCAGCAACGATAAAGAAGCCGGCCCTAAAGGGGGGACCCCAGTGAGAACCATCGATTTCGTCATCCTGGCGATCTACGCCGTCGCCATCTTCGGCCTGGCCCAGTGGGTCAGCCGCGACAAGGGCGGCCACCAGAAGGACTCCACCGACTACTTCCTGGCCGGCAAGGCCCTGCCCTGGTGGGCGATCGGCGCTTCGCTGATCGCCGCCAACATCTCGGCTGAGCAGATCATCGGCATGAGCGGCTCGGGCTACGCCCTGGGCCTGGCGATCGCCTCCTACGAATGGATGGCGGCCCTGACCCTGCTGATCGTCGGCAAGTTCTTCCTGCCGATCTTCCTGAAGAACAACATCAGCACCATGCCGCAGTTCCTGGAGCAGCGGTACGGACCCAGCGTCCGCAACGTGATGGCCGTGTTCTGGCTGGTGCTCTACATCTTCGTGAACCTGACCTCGATCCTGTGGCTGGGCTCGATCGCCATCCACACCGTGGCGGGCATCGACCAGATGCAGGCCCTGGTGATCATCGGCGTGTTCGCCCTGGCCTATCAGCTGTGGGGCGGGCTGAAGGCCGTGGCTCTGACCGACATCGTCCAGGTGGCCCTTCTGATCACCGGCGGCCTGATCATCGTCTTCCTGTCGCTGACCAAGATCGGCCACGGCGACCTGCTGGCCGGCTTCAACCACCTGACCACCCAGTTCCCTGACAAGTTCGACATGATCCTCAGCAAGGACAACCCGCACTACAAGGACCTGCCGGGCCTCTCGGTGCTGTTCGGCGGCCTGTGGGTGATGAACGTCTCGTACTGGGGCTTCAACCAGTACATCATCCAGCGCGCCCTGGGCGCCAAGGACATCGCCGAGGCCCAGAAAGGCATCGCCCTGGCCGCCTATCTGAAGCTGCTGATGCCGGTGATCGTGGTGCTGCCGGGCATCGCCGCCCTGGTGCTGGCGCCGGGCCTGGCCAAGCCCGACCAGGCCTATCCCGAGATGATGAAGCTGCTGCCGCCCGGCGTGCTGGGCGTCGTGTTCTCGGCCCTGGTCGCCGCGATCGTCGCGTCGCTGGCCGCCAAGATCAACTCGATCGCCACGATCTTCACTCTGGACGTCTACGCCAAGGTCAGGACCGGCTCCAGCGAGCGCCACCTGGTCACCGTGGGCCGGATCACCGCCGTCGTCGCGGTGATCGTCGGCATCGTCATGGCCAAGCCGCTGCTGGGCAAGGCCGAGCAGGCTTTCCAGTTCATCCAGGACTTCACCGGCTTCTTCACCCCCGGCATCGTGGTGATCTTCATGCTGGGCCTGTTCTGGAAGCGCGCCACCACCGCCTCGGCCCTGGTGGCCGCGATCGGCGGCGCGGCCCTGTCGGGCGCCTTCTTCGTGGCCGACAAGGCGGGCGTTTTCGTGATCCCGTTCATGAACCGCGTGGGCCTGGTCTTCCTGCTGACCCTGGCCGCGGCGATCATCGTCTCGCTGGTCGCGCCCCAGAAGAAGGAGGTCAATGTCGTGTCGCTGGAAGGCGTCAGCTACAAGACCACCACCGGCTTCAACATCGCGGGCCTGGGCGTGATCGTCATCCTGATCGTCCTCTACGCTCTTTGGTGGTGAGGATTTCGGCGGTGTTTCGGCTGAAGGCCGCCCAGACCTGAGCCCGAAGGCCTCGCCACGGTTGTCGTGGCGAGGCTTTCATCTTTGACATGATTGTTCCGGGCGTGGACGAAGCACGCTACACAAGGTCAGACCTATTCCGACGACCGGTTCGAGAAGCGTTTTGGGGGCGATAACTTGGTGATCCGTACGCAGCCAGGCCTCAGTCTGACCTATGGACTCGTCGAGTCCCTGGGACAGGCCATCGTCACGGGGGAATACGCTCAAGTCGGCTTCCCGACCGAGGGCGAGTTGTCAAAGCAGTTCGGCGCCAGCCGGACGGTCACGCGCGAAGCGGTCAAGATGCTGACCGCCAAGGGCCTGCTCAGCGCCCGCCCCCGCCACGGCACGGTGGTCGAGCCCGAGAACGAGTGGAACCTGCTGGATCCTGACGTCCTGCGCTGGATGCTGGAGCGCAAGTTCTCCCTGCGCCTGCTGGCCGAGTTCACCGAGATGCGCCTGGGCATCGAGCCCGCCGCCGCAGGCCTCGCCGCTCGCAACGCCGACGAGGCGGGGCTGAACGGCATCCGCAAGGCGCTGGATCGCATGAAGACCGCGGCCGAGGGCGAGGACGACCCGCTGACGGCCGACATCGCCTTCCACGTGGCGATCCTCAACGCCACCAAGAACCCGTTCTATCGCGACCTGCACGAGCTGGTGAACACCGCCCTGCGGATCTCGATCCGCTTCACCAACCGCATCAAGGGCCGCACCGCCTCGATCCCGTCGCACGAGGACGTGGCCAGCGCCATCTTCGCCCGCGACGCCGAGGCGGCGCAGAAGGCCATGCAGGTGATCCTGGTCGATGTTCTGGACCTGATCCGCGCCGCCTCGCCCGAGACCGAGTCGGAAGCCGCTCGCCGCGACGCCTGATCGGCCCGCCCCGCTGGATCGGTCTTGCGCACGCGCGACTTCAGGCTAAGACTGACAACGTTGTCAGACCACAGCCCGCAGAGGCTGCTCGAGGAAACGCCATGGTCAAAACCCTCCAGGCCCTGATCCGTCCCCTGGCCGCCCTGGGCCTAGCCTCAGCCTTGATCGCCTTGCCCGCCGCGGCGCGCGAGATCTCCCCGCTGGACCAGGTCAGGACCATGACCCGAGGGGTCAACGTCCTGGGCTATGATCCGCTGTGGAAGGATCCGGCCAAGGGCCGCTTCCAGATGCGGCATTTCAAGACGATCAAGGACGGCGGCTTCAATACGGTGCGGCTGAACCTGCACGCCTTTGAGCACATGGACGCCGACAACCGGCTGGACCCCGCCTGGCTGAAGACCCTGGACCAAGTCGTCGACGCCGCCCTGGCCCAGAAGCTGACGGTCATTCTCGACGAGCACGACTTCAATGTCTGCGGCGAGGATCCTGCGGTCTGCAAACCCAAGCTGGTCGCCTTCTGGAAGCAGATCGGCGAACACTACAGGGACGCGCCGGACCAAGTGGTGTTCGAACTGCTGAACGAGCCCTGCAAGGGCCTCACCGACGAGGTCTGGAACGCCTGGGTCGCCGAGCTCCTGCCAGTCGTGCGGGCGACCAATCCCACGCGCAATGTCGTGGTCGGCCCCGCCTTCTGGAACAATATCAGCCACCTCGACCAGCTGAAGCTGCCGGAAGGCGATCGCCACCTGATCGCCACCGTCCACTACTACCTGCCCATGGAGTTCACCCATCAGGGCGCCTCGTGGAATCCGGCCACGCCCAAGACCGGCGTGACCTGGGGCACGGACGCCGAGCGCCAGCGGATGAAGGCCGACTTCGACGGCGTCCAGGCCTGGGCCAAGGCCCATGGCCGGCCCATGCTGCTGGGCGAGTTCGGCGCCTACGACAAGGGCGACATGGCCTCGCGCGCCGCCTACACCGCCGCCGCCGCCCGCGAGGCCGAGGCCCGCGGCTGGGCCTGGGCCTACTGGCAGTTCGACAGCGACTTCATCGCCTACGACATCGGCAAGGACGCCTGGGTCGAGCCGATCCGCAAGGCGCTGGTCCCGCGATAGAGCGTAACGACCGACGAACAGAAGAGTGGGATGACAAGCTTGGTTTTCCAAGCCATGCGTCCAGTCCGCGCCCCCTCCACACAGGAACCTTCCCGTGCAGAAGCCCTACGTCGCCGCCCCGACCCGCTATGACGCCATGCCCTATCGCCGCACCGGCCGCAGCGGGCTGGACTTGCCGGCGATCTCGCTGGGCCTGTGGCAGAACTTCGGGGGCGCCGACGTGTTCGAAACGGGTCGCGCCATCCTGCGCCGCGCGTTCGACCTGGGCGTCACCCATTTCGACCTGGCCAACAATTACGGCCCGCCCTACGGCTCGGCCGAGGAGAACTTCGGCAAGGTCATGGCCAGCGACTTCGCCGCCCATCGTGACGAGCTGGTGATCTCCACCAAGGCCGGCTGGGACATGTGGCCAGGCCCGTACGGGGGGATCGGCGGCTCGCGCAAGTACCTCATCGCCAGCTGCGACCAGAGCCTCAAGCGCATGGGGCTGGACTATGTCGACATCTTCTACTCGCACCGGGTCGATCCGACGACGCCGCTGGAGGAGACCATGGGCGCCCTGGCCCACCTGCACCGTCAGGGCAAGGCGCTGTACGTGGGCATATCCTCCTATTCGCCGGAACTGACCCGCCAGGCCGTCGCGATCCTGAAGTCGGAAGGCGTGCCGCTGCTGATCCACCAGCCGTCCTATTCGATGCTGAACCGCTGGATCGAGGACGAACTGCTGGACGCCCTGGAGGACCTGGGCGTGGGCTGCATCGCCTTCTCGCCCCTGGCCCAAGGGATGCTGACCAACAAGTACCTGGGCGGCGTGCCCCAGGACTCCCGCGCGGCCCGCGAGGGCTCGCTGGGCGGCCACCTGCTCAGCGCCGACAACCTGGCCCGCATCCAGGCGCTGAACCAGATCGCCCAGGCGCGCGGCCAGAGCCTGGCCCAGATGGCCCTGGCCTGGGTGCTGCGCGACCCCCGCGTCACCTCGGCCCTGATCGGCGCGCGCACCGTGGCCCAGCTGGAAGACTCCCTGGCCGCGCTGAACACCCTGGGCTTCACGCCCGAGGAACTGGGCCAGATCGACCGCCACGCCATCGAGGGCGCGATCGACCTGTGGAAGGTCTCGTCCAGCCTGGCCGTTTCGGATCTGCCCAAAGGCTGACTGCATCTTGCGGTGGAGCGCCGTCGGAATACAATTGCCTCATGACCGTGGGGGCCGATGGCTTGGACCAGACAGTGAGCGGCATGGACCGGCTGACCGAGCGCGAGCGCGCCTGCCTGAGTCTCGTGGACGAGCATCTCAGCTCCAAGGAAATCGCCCGCCGCCTCGGCCTCTCCAAGCACACCGTCGACTGGCACCTGGACAAGGCGCGGCGTCGTCTGGGGGCCGCCGACCGTTACGAGGCCGCCCGCCTGATCTCCCGCCGCGGCCTGACGGCTCCGTCTTGGTCCTGCCCCTCGCCCCCTCCGATCGCGTCGGGGTCCGACGCGGCGGGGCTAGCCTCCGTCCCTTCCTCCGGGTCTCCTGACCTCGTCGAGGTTTCGCGCTCCTCCGGCCGTCGGGCCGAAGGTCGCGACATCGAGGAAGGAACAGCACGTGCCGCCACTCACGGACTCCCAGAAGGATGCGATCAACCAGGCGATCGGCCTCCGCCGCGACGCCCTGAACTTTCACAAGGCCTGGCCGACCCTGAACTCGCAGGACGACCTGGCGCCGCCCTTCACCTGGACGGAACTGGAACGTCAGCTCGCCAGTCTGGCGGCGACCGCCCAGAACGCCCTGATGGCGTCGGACCTGGTCAGCGCGACGCGCAAGCAGGCCAGTTTCAAGCCGCCGGAAATGGTGCTGCGCGAGATCCTTTGCGTGGCGGGAGCCCTGATGGACGAGAGCTTCCTGCCTTCCGGCCGATCGGACCTTGGGGAGGCCCCAATGACCTGACGCTCGGCCAACGGCTGGCCTTCATCGCCGCCCTGATGCTCGCGACCGCTTTCGCGTTCGGCTCCCTGCTCGCCGGCCTGCACGCTCTCCAGGGGCTGTTCTAGGTCGTCGCGGCCCGAACGCTCTCCAAACTTCACCCCGGATGACGCGCCGTGTTCGCGGCGCGAGGAGAATCGTCATGCTCAAGGAACGTCGCGAGGCCGCCGAGGCCGTCGCCGAGGCCCTGTTCGCCGCCGAGAAGGCCATCGATGCGGCCATCGCCAGCACCGCCGCCCTGACGACCCTGATGCCGACTTCGCGCGAGGCCGCCAATCTCTCGGTGATGGTCGGCCAGGAGGCCCTGATCAGCGCCATCGAGACGATGCGCGCCCTGGGCGTGGCCCGGCAGAACATCCTCGAAACCCACGTGGGCCTCAGCAAGGCCCAGCACGACATCGGCCTCTCGGCTGTTTCCTTCGGCGGCGGCGGCAAGAAGCCCCCCGCCTTCCTGGTCGGCAGCCTTCGGGCCGTGCCGACGACGCGCGAAGTCGCCTGACCCCTCCCCGCTCAGGCCTCGCGCCGCGGGCCCGGTCATTCACCCCCACACATGATCGGGCCCGCACCTTCAAGGATCGGCTTCCGCCGCGGATCGGACTATCCTTCGGCCTCGACTCGCCGCCGGCCCCGCCCCGGAACTCCGCCGATGTACGTCCAGACTCCCGACCAGCTGTTCAGCCTCGCCCTGCTGCTGGCCTGTTGCGGCTTGGCCGTCTGGCGCGGGCGCTGGGTCGAGCGGGCCGCGGCCGCGGCGATGGCCGCGGCGTGGTTCGCCAGTCCTCTTGTGCAGGTCGATCAACAGGCCCTCGGCGTCCAGACCGGCGTGCTGGTCGTCGACATCCTCCTGCTGGCGGTCCTGCTCTACCTGGCCCTGACCACGGACCGCTGGTGGACCATGGCGGCGACGGCGTTCCAGGGCGTCGCGGCCCTGATCCATCTGGCCGCCGCCATCGACCGCGAGATCTTTCCCCGCGCCTACTATGTAGCCGGCAGCCTGATCAGCGATCTGGTGATGGGCGCGCTCCTGGTCGGGGCCTGGAACGCCGGGAGACGCCCGAAATCGGAGCCGAGCGAGTTCGCCTGACGCCGTTTGCTCTCCTTACGATCATTTAATCCGGTGAACGGCGTTTCTCGGTTAGAAGGCGGTGGCTGTTCAAATCATCGGAGCTGAGGTGGTCGTGCATCAACGGATCTATAGGCGCGACCTGCGTTCGACGGCGTTGCCGCTGGTGCTCTGCATCGGCGCCCTGGGGCTGTCGGGGTGCGACCATGGCGACAAGGCCAAGGCCAAGACGCCCAAGCCCTCCCTGACCGCCAGCCAGACCGTCAGCGTCGCCGCCGTGACCATCCAGTCGCTGCCGCGAATCATCAACGCCTCGGGCACCGTCACGCCCTGGGAAGAGGTGCCGGTCGGGGCCGAGACCGGCGGCCTGACCGCCGTGGCGGTCAACGCCGACGAGGGCCAGCTCGTGCGCCAGGGCCAGATCCTGGTCGCCCTGAACGACACCATGCTGCGCGCCCAGCTGCACCAGCAGGAAGCCGCCGTGGCCAGCGCCAAGGCCACCCTGGCCGAGGCCCAGGCCGCCCTGGGCCGCTCGCGCGAACTGCAGGCCAAGGGCTATCTGTCCCAAGCCTCGCTCGACACCGCGATCGCCCGCCAGCAGACCGCCGCCGCCCAGTTAGCCTCCGCCGACGCTTCCCGGAACGAAACGATCGCCCGCCTGGGCCAGGCCGCCATCCGCGCGCCGGTCTCGGGCCTGATCAGCCGCCGCAGCGTCACCAAGGGCCAGATCGTCACCGCCGGTACCGAGCTGTTCCGCATCGTTCGCGACGGCCGCCTGGAGCTGGACGCCGAGATTCCCGAAGCCGACCTGCTGTCCGTCAAGGCCGGCATGCCGGCCACCGTCACCTCCGACCAGGTCGGCCAGACGGCGGGCACGGTCCGCATCGTCACCTCCGAGGTCAACGCCCAGACCCGGGTCGGCCTGGCCCGCATCAGCCTGGCGCCCGGCGGCGGCTTCCGCTCAGGCATGTTCGCCCGCGCCCAGATCGCGGCCGGCAATCGCCCCGCCCCGACCATCCCGACCGCCGCCATCCTCTATCGCCAGAACCAGCCGGGGGTGTTCGTGGTCGACGCCAGCAACCACGCCCGCTTCCGCCGCATCGACATCCTGGCGCGCAACACCGACCAGACCTCCGCCGAGGGCCTGAACGCCGGCGAGCGCGTGGTGGTCGACGGGGCGGGCTTCCTGGGCGACAACGACGCGGTGCGCATCGCCGCGGCCACGGCGGGCTCGTCCACCGTCGCCGCCAAGCGCTAGGGGATCGCGATGGACAATCCGAGCCCCAACGCCAACAACATCTCGCGCTGGGCGATCAAGAACCCGATCCCCGTCCTGCTGCTGTTCGTGCTGCTGACCATCGCCGGGATCTCCGGCTTCGGCAGCATGCGGATCAACGACAATCCGGACGTCGACCTGCCGCTGGTGGTCGTCAACGCCTCGCGCCCCGGCGCCGCGCCGACCGAGCTGGAGACCCAGGTCACGCGCCTGATCGAGGACTCGATCGCCGGCCTGGGCCAGGTGCGTCACATCAGCTCCACCGTCGGCGACGGCTTTTCGTCGACCTTCATCGAGTTCGAGCTGGGCGTCGACCACGAGCGGGTCACCAACGACGTCCGCAACGCCATGTCCAACCTGCAGAGCTCGCTGCCGCAGGACATGCAGATCCCCAACGTCACGCGCATCGACATCTCGGGCAATCCGCTGATCACCTACGTGGTCCAGGCCCCGACCCTGACGCCTGAGCAACGCAGCTGGTTCGTCGACCACGATGTCAGCCGCGCCTTGCTGGCCATCAAGGGCATCGGCGAGGTCAACCGCCAGGGCGGCGTCACCCGCGAGATCCAGGTGGCGCTGGATCCCGACCGCCTGGCCGCGCGCGGCGTGACGGCGGCCGAGGTCAGCCAGGCTCTGCAATCGGCCAACGCCGACCTGCCGGGCGGCCGCGTGACCGTCTCCGGCTCGGAGCGGGCCATCCGCACCCTGGGCGCGGCCAACACGGTCGACCAGCTGCGCGAGACCCGCGTCCAGCTCAACAACGGCGAGACCGTGCGCCTGGGCGACCTGGGCGAGGTCACCGACCACTGGGCCGAACCGCGCAACCAGGCGCGCTTCAACAACCAGGAAGTGGTCACCTTCAACATGGTCCGCTCGCGCGGCGCCTCCGAAGTCAAGGTCGCCGAGAAGGTCCGCAAGGAGGTGGAGAAGCTCGACAAGGCCCACCCCGAGCTGAAGATCGTCGAGCTGACCTCGAACGTGAAATATATCGAGGAGAGCTACTACGCCTCGCTGGAGGCCTTGGGCCTGGGCGCCCTGCTGGCGGTGCTGGTGGTGCTGCTGTTCCTGCGCGACTGGCGCGCCACCTTCCTGGCGGCCGTGGCCATCCCGCTGTCGCTGTTCCCGACCTTCGCGGTCATGGCGCCGCTGGGTCAGTCCCTGAACGGCGTCACCCTGCTGGCCCTGTCGCTGACCGTCGGCATCCTGGTCGACGACGCCATCGTCGAGATCGAGAACATCGTCCGCCACATGCGCGGGGGCAAGTCGCCCTATCACGCTGCCATGGAGGCGGCCGACGAGATCGGCCTGGCCGTCGTGGCCACCACCTTCACCATCGTGGCGGTGTTCGCCCCCGTCGGCTTCATGCCCGGGATCATCGGCCAGTTCTTCAAGGCCTTCGCCCTGGCGGCCTGCGTCTCGGTGCTGTTCTCGCTGGTGGTCGCCCGCATGCTGACGCCGCTGATGGGCGCCTACATGCTCAAGGCGCATCACAAGCCCGACAAGGACCCGGCGTGGATGGGTCCTTATCTGAAGAGCCTGGACTGGGCGCTGTCGCACAAGATCATCGTGGCCCTGCTGGCCATTCCGATGCTGATCGGCACCGTCTTCCTGGCCACGCGCCTGCCGTTCGAGTTCCAGCCGGCGGCCGACCGCGGCCGTGCGCCATTCAGCGTCGAGCTGCCCCCCGGCGCCACGCTGAACGAGACCGACGCCATCGCCCAACGCATGACCCGCGCCCTGCTGGCCCGTCCCGAAGTCACCGGAGTCTACGCCTCGGTCGGCAATGACGGGGTCA
It encodes:
- a CDS encoding efflux RND transporter periplasmic adaptor subunit; its protein translation is MVVHQRIYRRDLRSTALPLVLCIGALGLSGCDHGDKAKAKTPKPSLTASQTVSVAAVTIQSLPRIINASGTVTPWEEVPVGAETGGLTAVAVNADEGQLVRQGQILVALNDTMLRAQLHQQEAAVASAKATLAEAQAALGRSRELQAKGYLSQASLDTAIARQQTAAAQLASADASRNETIARLGQAAIRAPVSGLISRRSVTKGQIVTAGTELFRIVRDGRLELDAEIPEADLLSVKAGMPATVTSDQVGQTAGTVRIVTSEVNAQTRVGLARISLAPGGGFRSGMFARAQIAAGNRPAPTIPTAAILYRQNQPGVFVVDASNHARFRRIDILARNTDQTSAEGLNAGERVVVDGAGFLGDNDAVRIAAATAGSSTVAAKR
- a CDS encoding efflux RND transporter permease subunit produces the protein MDNPSPNANNISRWAIKNPIPVLLLFVLLTIAGISGFGSMRINDNPDVDLPLVVVNASRPGAAPTELETQVTRLIEDSIAGLGQVRHISSTVGDGFSSTFIEFELGVDHERVTNDVRNAMSNLQSSLPQDMQIPNVTRIDISGNPLITYVVQAPTLTPEQRSWFVDHDVSRALLAIKGIGEVNRQGGVTREIQVALDPDRLAARGVTAAEVSQALQSANADLPGGRVTVSGSERAIRTLGAANTVDQLRETRVQLNNGETVRLGDLGEVTDHWAEPRNQARFNNQEVVTFNMVRSRGASEVKVAEKVRKEVEKLDKAHPELKIVELTSNVKYIEESYYASLEALGLGALLAVLVVLLFLRDWRATFLAAVAIPLSLFPTFAVMAPLGQSLNGVTLLALSLTVGILVDDAIVEIENIVRHMRGGKSPYHAAMEAADEIGLAVVATTFTIVAVFAPVGFMPGIIGQFFKAFALAACVSVLFSLVVARMLTPLMGAYMLKAHHKPDKDPAWMGPYLKSLDWALSHKIIVALLAIPMLIGTVFLATRLPFEFQPAADRGRAPFSVELPPGATLNETDAIAQRMTRALLARPEVTGVYASVGNDGVNKAELTADLTPKGERMSQRDFSRLMVDQFKAIPGARIGAGSNNGGGPSDGSSYTLRLVGDNGPQLEAAARAVESQMRTVPGLANVVNTAAIARPEIIVSPKPDQAARAGVSAGAISQAVRVATIGDIDQSLPKYNLGDRQVPIRLRLTDDARENMSVLETLKVPSSHGGSVPLNAVADVRYGAGPSQISRQDRSRVAEITAELDGIVVGEASKRVHALVSVKNLPQGVKEVAAGDAEFIQEMVTGFVAALVTGILLMYVVLVLLFRSFAHPVTIMAALPLAIGGAFGLLVLVKSSFSMSTLIGILMLLGIAAKNSILLVEYAIMAMKGGMTRREALLDAAHKRARPIIMTTVAMAAGMMPVALGFGADTEFRAPMAIAVIGGLITSTFLSLLYIPVVFVFMDKLKNWSSKIVDRMFKHQHAAPSHAAHQPEPIVSGGGREL